A section of the Mycobacterium sp. 3519A genome encodes:
- a CDS encoding AMP-binding protein, whose translation MTTNTDLYRTARDQLVDLIGDYDKAVEAFAWPALTGTFNWATDWFDVIARANDRTALWIVEEGGDEQKVTFAEMADRSDRVATWLAGLGVGKGDRVILMLGNQVELWEAMLAVAKLGAVIMPTTGALGPADLADRITRGGARFVIANAADAAKFDDVAGDYTRIAVGAPVEGWHHYADAYDVESAGPFTACTNVDDSMLIYFTSGTTSKPKLVEHSHVSYPVGHLSTMAWIGVRPGDVHLAISSPGWAKHAWSCFFAPWIAEATIFVYNYGRFDATALLDQLRRAEVNTFCAPPTVWRMLIQSDLGAKPAGLREILGAGEPLNPDVIAQVERAWGLTIRDGFGQTETTLQVGNTPGQPVKPGSMGRPMPGVPVVLIDPVTGELADEGEICLDLQRNPVNLMTGYLGDEKRNATVMAGGYYHTGDVAARDEDGYITYIGRTDDVFKSSDYKVSPFELESVLIEHPAVVEAAVVPQPDDTRLCVPKAYVSLAEGWAPNAETARQIMEYARDHLAPYLKVRRVEFHELPKTISGKIRRVELRRREEAGQPIETEFRYEDLVK comes from the coding sequence ATGACGACCAACACCGACCTGTATCGCACCGCACGCGATCAGCTAGTTGACCTAATCGGCGACTATGACAAGGCCGTCGAGGCGTTCGCATGGCCCGCGCTCACCGGCACCTTCAACTGGGCGACCGACTGGTTCGACGTGATCGCCCGCGCAAACGACCGCACCGCACTGTGGATCGTCGAGGAGGGCGGCGACGAGCAGAAGGTCACGTTCGCGGAGATGGCCGACCGCTCGGACCGCGTCGCGACGTGGCTGGCCGGGTTGGGCGTCGGCAAGGGCGACCGGGTGATCCTGATGCTGGGCAACCAGGTCGAGTTGTGGGAGGCGATGCTGGCCGTCGCCAAGCTGGGCGCGGTGATCATGCCGACCACCGGGGCGTTGGGACCGGCTGACCTGGCCGACCGCATCACCCGCGGCGGCGCCCGGTTCGTCATCGCCAACGCGGCCGACGCCGCCAAGTTCGACGACGTCGCGGGCGACTACACGCGGATCGCCGTCGGCGCGCCGGTCGAGGGTTGGCATCACTACGCCGACGCCTACGACGTCGAATCGGCGGGGCCTTTCACCGCTTGCACGAACGTTGACGACTCGATGCTGATCTACTTCACTTCCGGGACGACGAGCAAGCCGAAGCTGGTGGAGCATTCGCACGTCAGCTATCCGGTGGGGCACCTGTCGACGATGGCGTGGATCGGGGTGCGGCCCGGCGATGTGCATCTGGCGATCAGTTCACCGGGTTGGGCCAAACACGCGTGGAGTTGCTTCTTCGCGCCGTGGATCGCCGAGGCGACCATCTTCGTCTACAACTACGGCCGGTTCGACGCCACCGCGCTGCTTGATCAGCTGCGGCGGGCGGAGGTCAACACGTTCTGTGCGCCACCGACCGTGTGGCGCATGCTGATTCAATCCGACCTCGGCGCGAAGCCGGCGGGTCTGCGCGAAATCCTCGGTGCCGGTGAGCCGCTCAACCCGGACGTCATCGCGCAGGTGGAGCGGGCGTGGGGGCTGACCATCCGCGACGGATTCGGTCAGACCGAGACCACGCTGCAGGTCGGCAACACGCCGGGTCAGCCGGTGAAGCCGGGTTCGATGGGGCGGCCGATGCCAGGCGTTCCGGTGGTGCTGATCGACCCGGTCACCGGCGAGTTGGCCGACGAGGGGGAGATCTGCCTTGACCTGCAACGCAATCCGGTCAACCTGATGACGGGTTACCTCGGTGACGAGAAGCGCAACGCGACGGTGATGGCGGGCGGCTACTACCACACGGGCGACGTGGCTGCGCGCGACGAGGACGGCTACATCACCTACATCGGCCGCACCGACGACGTGTTCAAGTCGTCGGACTACAAGGTGTCGCCGTTCGAACTGGAGAGCGTGTTGATCGAGCATCCCGCCGTGGTGGAGGCCGCGGTGGTGCCCCAGCCCGACGACACCAGGCTGTGCGTCCCCAAGGCGTACGTCTCGCTGGCCGAAGGCTGGGCGCCCAACGCCGAAACCGCGCGCCAGATCATGGAATACGCGCGCGACCACCTCGCGCCGTACCTGAAGGTGCGCCGCGTCGAGTTCCACGAACTGCCCAAGACGATCTCCGGCAAGATCCGCCGGGTCGAATTGCGCCGCCGCGAAGAGGCCGGCCAACCGATCGAGACCGAATTCCGCTACGAGGATCTGGTGAAATGA
- a CDS encoding LuxR C-terminal-related transcriptional regulator, giving the protein MRTGSSLLRPRDADALRAELRRVADESGMPLLFGGEVHDDTLLLTEFFGTRTAGMRGLAVLPSAGLGGATLVSRRPMSVADYRSASSITHHYDGPVLQEGIRSIVAVPVVVDGRSRAVLYGAYRAAAPIGDRTADLMIASARRLSRELTIRDEVDRRLRMRDAHQVGGAASEEVREVHAQLRKLAADPSSPPALQAQLRLLADRLARGRSVPAAALSARELDVLAQVALGCTNAEAAQRLSLKPETVKSYLRSATAKLGARTRHEAVAKARRARLLP; this is encoded by the coding sequence TTGCGAACCGGCTCTTCGCTACTTCGCCCGCGTGACGCGGATGCGTTGCGGGCCGAGCTGAGACGGGTCGCCGACGAGTCGGGCATGCCGCTGCTGTTCGGCGGTGAAGTGCACGACGACACCCTGCTGCTCACCGAGTTCTTCGGCACCCGCACCGCGGGCATGCGCGGGCTCGCGGTGCTGCCCAGCGCGGGCCTCGGCGGGGCCACCCTGGTCTCGCGCCGGCCGATGTCGGTGGCCGACTACCGCAGCGCCTCGTCGATCACCCACCACTACGACGGGCCGGTGCTGCAGGAGGGCATCAGGTCCATCGTCGCGGTCCCGGTCGTGGTGGACGGCCGGTCGCGGGCGGTGCTCTACGGCGCCTACCGGGCGGCGGCGCCGATCGGCGACCGCACCGCGGATCTGATGATCGCGTCGGCCAGGCGGCTCAGCCGCGAGTTGACCATCCGTGACGAAGTGGACCGGCGACTGCGGATGCGCGACGCGCATCAGGTGGGCGGCGCGGCCAGCGAGGAGGTCCGCGAGGTGCACGCCCAGCTGCGCAAGCTGGCCGCTGACCCGTCGTCGCCGCCCGCGCTGCAGGCCCAGCTGCGGCTGCTGGCCGACCGGCTGGCCAGGGGCAGATCCGTACCGGCCGCCGCGCTCTCGGCGCGCGAACTCGACGTGCTCGCGCAGGTGGCTCTCGGCTGCACCAACGCTGAAGCGGCTCAACGGCTTTCGTTGAAGCCCGAGACGGTGAAGAGTTACCTGCGCAGCGCCACAGCGAAGCTCGGCGCGCGCACGCGTCACGAGGCGGTGGCCAAGGCGCGTCGCGCCCGACTGCTGCCGTGA
- a CDS encoding AMP-binding protein, which yields MKSYDAGPTDSPILEETIGANFERIAASYPDGDALVDAAQGLRYTYAELNAEIDVVARGLMAMGIEKGDRVGIWAPNCAQWTITQYALAKIGAILVNINPAYRTHELGYVLNQSGTRMLVAATSFKTSDYVAMVDEVRPDAPHLTEVVFIGTPGWDALRAGADEVSAEALAQRMAGLSNTEPINIQYTSGTTGFPKGATLSHRNILNNGYFTTELIMLGPADRLCIPVPFYHCFGMVMGNLGCTSHGATMVIPAPGFDPALTLNAVEQERCTALYGVPTMFIAMQNHPDFPERDVSSLRTGIMAGSVCPVEVMKHCVNDMNMSEVAIAYGMTETSPVSCQTRIDDDLERRTSSIGRAHPHVEIKIVDPETGDEVERGQPGEFCTRGYSVMLGYWDEPEKTAEAIDSDGWMHTGDLAVMRDDGYCNIVGRIKDMVIRGGENVYPREIEEFLYTHPDVEDAQVIGVPDKKYGEEICAWIRMKPGRPALDAEAVKAFAAGKLAHYKIPRYVHIVGEFPMTVTGKVRKVQMREETVRLLGL from the coding sequence ATGAAGTCCTACGACGCAGGGCCGACCGACAGCCCGATCCTCGAGGAGACTATCGGAGCCAACTTCGAGCGCATCGCGGCCAGCTACCCGGACGGTGACGCGTTGGTCGACGCCGCACAGGGGTTGCGCTACACCTACGCCGAACTGAACGCCGAGATCGACGTCGTCGCACGGGGTTTGATGGCGATGGGCATCGAGAAGGGGGACCGGGTCGGCATCTGGGCGCCGAACTGCGCGCAGTGGACCATCACCCAGTACGCGCTGGCGAAGATCGGCGCCATCCTGGTCAACATCAATCCGGCGTACCGCACGCACGAACTCGGCTACGTGCTCAACCAGTCCGGTACGCGGATGCTGGTGGCCGCGACCTCGTTCAAGACCTCGGACTACGTCGCGATGGTCGACGAGGTGCGCCCCGATGCGCCACATCTGACCGAGGTGGTGTTCATCGGCACGCCCGGCTGGGACGCACTGCGGGCCGGGGCCGACGAGGTCAGCGCCGAGGCGTTGGCGCAGCGGATGGCCGGGCTGTCCAACACCGAACCGATCAACATTCAATACACCTCGGGCACAACGGGTTTCCCGAAGGGCGCGACGCTGTCGCACCGCAACATCCTGAACAACGGCTACTTCACCACCGAGTTGATCATGCTGGGGCCGGCCGACCGGCTGTGCATCCCGGTGCCGTTCTACCACTGCTTCGGCATGGTGATGGGCAATCTGGGGTGCACCAGCCACGGTGCCACGATGGTGATCCCGGCGCCGGGCTTCGATCCGGCGCTGACGTTGAACGCCGTCGAGCAGGAACGGTGCACCGCGCTGTACGGGGTGCCGACGATGTTCATCGCGATGCAGAATCATCCCGACTTCCCGGAGCGCGACGTGTCGTCGCTGCGCACCGGGATCATGGCGGGGTCGGTGTGCCCGGTCGAGGTGATGAAGCACTGCGTCAACGACATGAACATGTCCGAGGTGGCGATCGCCTACGGCATGACGGAGACGTCGCCGGTGAGTTGTCAGACGCGGATCGACGACGATCTGGAACGGCGGACGTCGTCGATCGGCCGGGCCCACCCGCACGTCGAGATCAAGATCGTCGACCCCGAGACGGGCGACGAGGTGGAGCGCGGCCAGCCCGGCGAGTTCTGCACGCGGGGCTACTCGGTGATGCTCGGATACTGGGATGAACCCGAAAAGACCGCCGAGGCAATTGATTCCGACGGCTGGATGCACACCGGGGATTTGGCGGTGATGCGGGACGACGGGTACTGCAACATCGTCGGCCGCATCAAGGACATGGTGATTCGCGGCGGCGAGAACGTCTACCCCCGCGAGATCGAGGAGTTCCTCTACACGCATCCCGACGTCGAGGATGCGCAGGTGATCGGCGTGCCCGACAAGAAGTACGGCGAGGAGATCTGCGCCTGGATCCGGATGAAGCCGGGCAGGCCGGCGCTCGACGCCGAGGCGGTCAAGGCGTTCGCGGCCGGGAAGCTGGCGCATTACAAGATCCCGCGGTATGTGCACATCGTCGGCGAGTTCCCGATGACGGTCACCGGCAAGGTGCGCAAGGTCCAGATGCGCGAAGAGACGGTTAGGCTCCTCGGCCTCTAG
- a CDS encoding APC family permease produces the protein MTTDALASGAGLREREPHRLAGRLGPAAIVFMVVAAAAPLTVVAGTFPIGIAAGNGAAYPASYVVCTAILILFAVGFTAMARHVPGAGAFYTYVGHGLGRHMGLGAAFLALLSYTAVQGGVYGYVGAAVNELVTSHGGPSVPWYLYALAMMAVVATLGYRHIELSGKVLGVLLICEVGIVMVINLSVIGHGGNNGMSSAAFDPGKFFSGAPGIALIFALAGYIGFEATAVFRDEARDPARTIPRATYLALLLIGGFYALSSWALVSAWGDDGAVQMATDNPEGMLTETATRYVGSVAGDLVQIFLITSLFAALLSFHNVLARYVFSLGNTAALPSTCGRSHARHASPHVASAVQTVSALVLVAVSALAGLDPVTQVFAWFVGISSVGIIALMTLTSVAVVVYFRRSKVDTRPWHTMVAPGLGLLGLAALLVMTTLNLPLLVGGSSTTAAVLGVLLVGTFAGGAVLAVLRPTAGHPSIEKEISR, from the coding sequence ATGACAACCGATGCCCTCGCATCCGGAGCCGGGCTCCGCGAGCGTGAACCCCACCGATTGGCCGGGCGACTGGGTCCGGCCGCGATCGTCTTCATGGTCGTCGCGGCCGCTGCCCCGCTGACCGTCGTCGCGGGGACCTTCCCGATCGGGATCGCCGCAGGCAACGGCGCCGCCTACCCGGCGTCGTACGTGGTGTGCACCGCGATCCTGATCCTGTTCGCGGTCGGGTTCACCGCGATGGCCCGGCACGTGCCTGGCGCGGGCGCGTTCTACACCTACGTCGGTCACGGCCTCGGCAGGCATATGGGGCTGGGCGCCGCCTTCCTCGCGCTGCTGTCCTACACCGCGGTGCAAGGCGGTGTGTACGGCTATGTGGGCGCGGCCGTCAACGAACTCGTCACCTCGCACGGCGGGCCGTCGGTGCCGTGGTACCTCTACGCGCTGGCGATGATGGCCGTCGTCGCCACCCTCGGCTACCGGCACATCGAACTGTCCGGCAAGGTGCTCGGCGTCCTGTTGATCTGTGAGGTCGGCATCGTGATGGTGATCAACCTGTCGGTGATCGGCCACGGCGGAAACAACGGAATGTCAAGCGCTGCTTTTGATCCCGGCAAGTTCTTCTCGGGGGCGCCTGGCATCGCGCTGATCTTCGCACTCGCGGGCTACATCGGCTTCGAGGCCACCGCGGTGTTCCGCGACGAGGCCCGCGACCCGGCCCGCACCATCCCGCGTGCAACGTATCTGGCACTGCTGCTCATCGGTGGCTTCTACGCGCTGTCGAGTTGGGCGCTGGTCAGCGCATGGGGCGACGACGGTGCGGTGCAGATGGCTACGGACAACCCCGAGGGCATGTTGACCGAGACCGCGACCCGCTACGTCGGTTCCGTGGCCGGTGACCTGGTCCAGATTTTCCTGATCACCAGCCTGTTCGCCGCGTTGCTGTCATTCCACAATGTGCTTGCGCGGTACGTCTTTTCGCTCGGCAACACCGCGGCGCTGCCGTCGACGTGCGGTCGCAGCCACGCCAGGCACGCCTCACCGCACGTCGCCTCGGCGGTGCAGACCGTCTCGGCGCTGGTGCTGGTCGCGGTGTCCGCGCTGGCCGGTCTTGATCCGGTCACCCAGGTGTTCGCGTGGTTCGTCGGGATCTCGTCGGTCGGCATCATCGCGTTGATGACGCTGACGTCCGTCGCGGTCGTCGTGTACTTCCGGCGCAGCAAGGTCGACACCAGACCGTGGCACACCATGGTCGCGCCCGGACTCGGATTGCTCGGTCTGGCAGCGCTACTCGTGATGACCACTCTCAATTTGCCGCTGCTCGTGGGCGGCTCCAGCACCACGGCCGCCGTCCTCGGCGTCCTTCTGGTCGGCACCTTCGCGGGCGGCGCCGTACTCGCCGTGCTGCGTCCAACCGCCGGCCACCCGTCTATCGAAAAGGAGATCTCCCGATGA
- a CDS encoding IclR family transcriptional regulator has product MSPVDGSLSGRQPKAVQSALQVLEQVARAGVGVTAKEIAEQLSMPSATTYRLLNLLVADGYVVRLPDLSGFSLGPRMGVLIDAAVSPIVCTAAREVLGELRLSVRFGVHLFYFTNTAVRIADADSEYPPPADESVLNRHLHACGVGKLLLAEKRDVDSLLVNPLAALTDRTVTSRAALAEQLEAVRAEGVAAQTGELREGYACVAVPVRSATGALVAALAMSGRDEQADLLRRQVGTLQEYAARLSPLLA; this is encoded by the coding sequence ATGAGCCCCGTGGACGGATCATTGTCGGGCCGTCAGCCCAAGGCCGTGCAGAGCGCCCTGCAGGTGCTCGAGCAGGTGGCCAGGGCGGGCGTCGGGGTGACGGCCAAGGAGATCGCTGAGCAGTTGTCGATGCCGTCAGCCACCACGTATCGGCTGTTGAACCTGCTTGTCGCCGATGGTTATGTGGTTCGGCTGCCGGATCTTTCGGGCTTCTCGCTGGGGCCGCGGATGGGCGTGTTGATCGACGCGGCGGTGTCGCCGATCGTGTGCACCGCCGCACGTGAGGTGCTCGGCGAGTTGCGGCTGTCGGTCCGGTTCGGTGTGCATTTGTTCTACTTCACCAACACGGCGGTCCGGATCGCCGATGCGGACAGCGAATATCCGCCGCCCGCAGACGAATCTGTGCTGAACCGGCATCTGCATGCCTGCGGCGTCGGCAAGCTACTGCTCGCCGAGAAGCGTGATGTGGACAGCCTATTGGTGAATCCGCTTGCGGCGCTTACCGATCGCACGGTGACGTCGCGTGCGGCGTTGGCTGAGCAACTCGAAGCTGTCCGGGCTGAGGGGGTGGCCGCGCAGACCGGCGAGTTGCGCGAGGGCTATGCGTGCGTAGCGGTGCCGGTGCGATCAGCGACCGGTGCGCTGGTGGCGGCGCTGGCAATGTCGGGCCGCGACGAGCAGGCCGACTTGTTGCGTCGTCAGGTGGGCACACTGCAGGAGTACGCCGCGCGGCTGAGCCCGTTGTTGGCCTAG
- a CDS encoding APC family permease — translation MGASRAMRSTSPVSGLRRAQLSFAQVLGQSVSAVAPSAVMVTLPALVIPAAGRWPLVVFVVTALLMAAVGYCIGQFSTRMVAVSGLYSYTVKGLGPVPGIVAGWSVVIGYAAAAMASTLGAASYLGALLGRLGIPDGRFTTACLAVLVGAAALLLMIRGIRLSARISLTIEVFAIVVAAVVLVIVFTGSVVVGAPRTGGGQSHSALGFALLLAITSYVGFESAGTVAREARNPFVTVTRAIRWTPLALGVLYTFAAAMQARGGVGAGIGSTPIVLSLPSSAGTGSTALSIVMELGILASWFACVIGSTTALSRTLFAMGREGVVSERVGHAHRRFRTPHIALCAAMPFIVLVPVGYLFVVGSSREVLIGLLAVSAHGYVGAYLLVCLATPAFLRRIGELTLAPLLVGLMTAAVMVAIIVWAALTVDSPVWIATAIYAALIAVGLAVFAMRRRTIPDLAHRVGVFDETVTGDVFADYNPWEVRR, via the coding sequence ATGGGCGCGAGTCGGGCCATGCGGAGCACGTCGCCTGTGTCGGGGTTGCGGCGGGCGCAGCTGTCGTTCGCTCAGGTGCTCGGGCAGTCGGTGTCGGCGGTGGCGCCGTCGGCGGTGATGGTCACCCTGCCCGCGCTTGTGATCCCCGCGGCGGGCCGGTGGCCGCTGGTGGTGTTCGTGGTGACGGCGTTGTTGATGGCGGCGGTCGGCTACTGCATCGGCCAGTTCTCCACGCGAATGGTCGCGGTCAGCGGGTTGTACAGCTATACCGTCAAGGGGCTCGGCCCGGTCCCCGGCATCGTCGCGGGCTGGTCGGTGGTGATCGGGTATGCGGCCGCCGCGATGGCCAGCACGCTCGGCGCCGCAAGCTATCTGGGCGCACTGCTGGGCCGGCTGGGGATTCCCGACGGCAGATTCACCACCGCATGTCTGGCGGTGCTGGTGGGTGCTGCGGCACTGCTGCTGATGATTCGCGGTATCAGGTTGTCGGCGCGCATCTCGCTGACCATCGAGGTGTTCGCGATCGTCGTCGCCGCCGTCGTGCTCGTCATCGTGTTCACCGGCTCCGTCGTGGTCGGCGCACCCAGAACTGGTGGCGGGCAATCGCATTCGGCGCTCGGGTTCGCGCTGCTGCTGGCCATCACGTCGTACGTCGGATTCGAGAGCGCCGGCACGGTGGCCCGTGAGGCCCGCAACCCGTTCGTCACGGTCACGCGCGCGATCCGGTGGACGCCGTTGGCATTGGGCGTGCTGTACACGTTCGCGGCGGCGATGCAGGCGCGCGGCGGGGTCGGCGCGGGGATCGGGTCGACGCCGATCGTGCTGTCACTGCCGTCGTCGGCGGGGACGGGGTCGACGGCGCTGTCGATTGTGATGGAACTCGGCATCCTCGCGTCGTGGTTCGCGTGCGTCATCGGTTCGACGACCGCGCTGTCGCGGACGCTGTTCGCGATGGGCCGCGAAGGGGTGGTCAGTGAACGGGTCGGCCACGCCCACCGGCGTTTCCGCACACCGCACATCGCGTTGTGCGCGGCGATGCCGTTCATCGTCTTGGTGCCGGTCGGGTACCTGTTCGTCGTCGGGTCGAGCCGCGAGGTGCTGATCGGGCTGCTGGCGGTGTCGGCGCACGGCTATGTCGGTGCGTATCTGCTGGTGTGTCTGGCGACGCCTGCGTTCCTGCGCCGCATCGGCGAATTGACGCTCGCCCCGCTGCTTGTCGGGTTGATGACGGCGGCGGTGATGGTGGCGATCATCGTCTGGGCGGCGCTGACCGTCGACTCGCCGGTGTGGATCGCCACGGCGATCTACGCGGCGCTGATCGCGGTCGGGTTGGCGGTGTTCGCGATGCGCAGACGCACCATTCCGGACCTGGCGCATCGTGTCGGCGTGTTCGACGAGACGGTCACCGGTGACGTCTTCGCCGACTACAACCCGTGGGAGGTCCGGCGATGA
- a CDS encoding aldehyde dehydrogenase family protein has translation MTTLLSTDLDPRTVDFMSRPRQMYIDGQWVDALSGKRFETVDPATEQVITTVPHSGPEDVDKAVRAARRAFETGPWPTLTPAQRQQIIWRIADGIAKRADQFAQLETIDNGKSVAVAKAVDVTWAAEIFYYYAGWVTKIEGRTVPVSVPWAPGARFHAFTLREPVGVCAQIIPWNFPLVMAAFKVAPALACGNTVILKPAEQTPLTALLLAEVIAEAGVPDGVVNVLTGFGDIGAALSAHPDVDKVAFTGSTEVGRKIVNAASGNLKKVSLELGGKSPQVVFADADLAAAIPGAASGFLFNHGQTCTAGTRLLVEDRIFEEFTQGVAELARAQKIGPGLDPTNDIGPLVSREQLAKVTGYLDAGIGDGARALAGGGRHGDTGFYVQPSLLVDVREDFSVYREEIFGPVAVAIPFNRDEGVRAAANDTPYGLAASVWTRDVSTAHEVAAQIKAGTVWVNCHNAFDTALPFGGYKQSGWGRELGEGAIAEYTQTKAVNIAL, from the coding sequence ATGACCACTCTGCTGAGCACCGATCTGGACCCGAGAACCGTCGACTTCATGTCGCGCCCGCGGCAGATGTACATCGACGGCCAGTGGGTCGACGCGCTGTCGGGCAAGCGGTTCGAGACGGTCGACCCCGCGACCGAACAGGTCATCACCACGGTGCCGCACAGTGGACCCGAGGACGTCGACAAAGCTGTGCGGGCGGCCAGGCGCGCCTTCGAGACCGGCCCGTGGCCGACGCTCACCCCCGCGCAACGGCAGCAGATCATCTGGCGCATCGCCGACGGCATCGCGAAACGCGCCGATCAGTTCGCCCAACTCGAGACCATCGACAACGGCAAGTCGGTGGCCGTCGCCAAGGCCGTCGACGTGACCTGGGCGGCCGAGATCTTCTACTACTACGCAGGCTGGGTCACCAAGATCGAGGGCCGCACCGTTCCGGTGTCGGTGCCGTGGGCGCCGGGTGCCCGCTTCCACGCGTTCACGCTGCGCGAACCGGTCGGCGTGTGCGCGCAGATCATCCCGTGGAACTTCCCGCTGGTGATGGCCGCGTTCAAGGTGGCGCCGGCGCTGGCATGCGGCAACACGGTGATCCTCAAGCCCGCCGAGCAGACGCCGCTGACCGCGCTGCTACTCGCCGAGGTGATCGCCGAGGCCGGCGTCCCGGACGGAGTTGTCAACGTGCTCACCGGATTCGGCGACATCGGCGCGGCGCTGTCGGCGCATCCCGACGTCGACAAGGTCGCGTTCACCGGTTCGACGGAGGTCGGCCGCAAGATCGTCAACGCCGCATCAGGCAACCTCAAGAAGGTCTCGCTGGAACTCGGCGGCAAGAGCCCGCAGGTTGTCTTCGCCGACGCCGACCTGGCTGCCGCGATCCCCGGCGCGGCCAGCGGCTTCCTGTTCAACCACGGCCAGACCTGCACCGCTGGCACCCGGCTGTTGGTCGAGGACCGCATCTTCGAGGAGTTCACGCAGGGCGTCGCCGAACTCGCCCGCGCGCAGAAGATCGGCCCCGGCCTCGACCCCACCAACGACATCGGCCCGCTGGTCTCGCGCGAGCAGCTCGCCAAGGTGACCGGATATCTCGACGCAGGCATCGGCGACGGCGCCCGCGCGCTGGCAGGCGGCGGCCGCCACGGCGACACCGGCTTCTACGTCCAACCCAGCCTGCTCGTTGACGTCCGGGAGGACTTCAGCGTCTACCGCGAGGAGATCTTCGGGCCCGTCGCGGTCGCGATCCCGTTCAACCGCGACGAGGGCGTGCGCGCCGCCGCCAACGACACCCCGTACGGGTTGGCCGCCAGCGTGTGGACCCGCGACGTGTCGACGGCCCACGAGGTCGCCGCCCAGATCAAGGCGGGCACGGTGTGGGTCAATTGCCACAACGCATTCGACACCGCGCTGCCATTCGGCGGCTACAAACAATCGGGCTGGGGCCGCGAACTCGGCGAAGGGGCGATCGCCGAATACACCCAGACGAAGGCCGTCAATATCGCCCTTTAA
- a CDS encoding epoxide hydrolase family protein produces the protein MAQINPFRISVPDADLADLKDRLARTRWPEAECVDDWTQGIPLSYTRELADYWANEYDWRARETALNRFDQFTTEIDGLDIHFIHQRSPQADAFPLLITHGWPGSVVEFHKVIEPLTAAGFDVVCPSLPGYGFSGKPSAPGWGVEKIAEAWETLMTRLGYERYGAQGGDWGAAVTTQIGRNGGRCAGIHLNMPLARPSGELTNPTDAEKRALERMDHYQQWDSGYAKQQSTRPQTLGYGLTDSPVGQLAWIIEKFWSWTDADGHPENVLTRDELLDNVMLYWLTASAASSARLYWESFRVFDMAKRKRVELPTGVASFPKELLRAPRSWCETEYNITHWTDMPRGGHFAAFEQPELFVDDVSAFFSTVR, from the coding sequence GTGGCTCAGATCAATCCTTTTCGCATTTCCGTACCCGACGCCGACCTCGCCGATCTGAAGGACAGGCTCGCCCGCACCCGATGGCCGGAGGCCGAGTGCGTCGACGACTGGACTCAGGGCATCCCGCTGAGCTACACCCGGGAATTGGCCGACTACTGGGCAAACGAATACGACTGGCGCGCACGCGAAACCGCGCTGAACCGGTTCGACCAGTTCACCACCGAAATCGACGGTCTCGACATTCATTTCATCCACCAGCGCTCACCGCAGGCGGACGCGTTTCCGCTACTGATCACCCACGGCTGGCCGGGATCGGTCGTCGAGTTCCACAAGGTCATCGAACCGCTCACGGCGGCGGGTTTCGACGTGGTGTGCCCGTCGCTGCCCGGCTACGGGTTCTCCGGTAAGCCGTCCGCACCGGGTTGGGGCGTCGAGAAGATCGCGGAGGCCTGGGAAACGTTGATGACCCGGCTCGGATATGAGCGCTATGGCGCCCAGGGCGGCGACTGGGGCGCGGCGGTGACGACGCAGATCGGCCGCAACGGCGGACGCTGCGCGGGCATTCACCTGAACATGCCGCTGGCCCGGCCCAGCGGCGAGCTGACGAACCCCACTGACGCCGAGAAGCGGGCGCTGGAGCGGATGGACCACTACCAGCAATGGGACAGCGGCTACGCCAAACAGCAGTCCACCCGGCCGCAGACCCTGGGCTACGGGTTGACCGACTCCCCCGTCGGGCAGCTGGCGTGGATCATCGAGAAGTTCTGGTCGTGGACGGACGCCGACGGGCATCCGGAGAACGTGCTGACGCGTGACGAGTTGCTCGACAACGTGATGCTCTACTGGCTGACCGCGTCGGCGGCGTCGTCGGCCCGGCTTTACTGGGAGAGCTTCCGGGTCTTCGACATGGCGAAACGCAAACGCGTCGAACTGCCCACCGGCGTCGCGTCGTTCCCGAAGGAGCTTCTCCGGGCACCGCGGTCATGGTGCGAAACCGAGTACAACATCACGCACTGGACCGACATGCCGCGCGGCGGGCACTTCGCGGCGTTCGAGCAGCCTGAGCTATTCGTCGACGACGTCTCGGCGTTCTTCAGTACCGTGCGCTAG